Proteins co-encoded in one Peptococcaceae bacterium 1198_IL3148 genomic window:
- a CDS encoding class I SAM-dependent DNA methyltransferase, which yields MINIRKLESELWESADLLRQGSKLSSQEYCMPVLGLIFLRYAYSRFKYVEAEILKDRPVRNGRVLPVESSDFKQKSAIFLPEKARYDYLLNLPDDADCGKAVNEAMELIEAESTQLKGILPKTYTSFRNDLLKELLRIFNNSALNEINDDILGRIYEYFLNKFASAIASDDGVFFTPKSLVKMIVNIIEPTQGIVLDPACGSGGMFVSSSDFVNSEGINANSAMTFYGQEKVEFNAKLCIMNMAVHGLNAKIKSGDEANSFYHDAHNLEGRCDYVMANPPFNVDKVKAESTQNAGRLPFGLPGVNQKKEVSNANYLWISYFYAYLNDTGRAGFVMAASATDSGNKDREIRKQLIQTGHVDCLMSVANNFFYKVSLPCSLWFFDKGKKEELKDKVLFIDSRNYYTVVDRTLNEWSEWQMKNLNAIVWLYRGEKEKYTKLLQDYWTQIINDYKEFDAAFESVSVLLNGYGEKLKPLRVQISDIVKNSEDINQLLPLNDLLKKYSTELNASLKALCEYGDGLEKDEAKVFAKSIDESATTWDRFKKSVSTRIVEVVSQIKACRTVIKEAKWLTEKFGDGTYTDVLGLCKVATIDEIEEKNWSLTPGVYVGVAPVEEDDENFEERMTEIHKELLTLQSEANKLMDTISANFEVLGI from the coding sequence GTCGCGTACTTCCTGTTGAGTCAAGTGATTTTAAGCAGAAAAGTGCTATCTTTTTACCTGAGAAGGCACGATATGATTATCTGCTCAATTTGCCAGACGATGCTGATTGTGGGAAGGCAGTCAATGAGGCTATGGAGTTAATTGAGGCAGAGAGTACTCAATTGAAAGGAATACTACCCAAAACATATACTTCTTTCAGAAATGATTTGTTGAAAGAATTGTTGCGTATTTTTAACAATAGTGCATTGAACGAAATCAACGATGATATCCTAGGTCGCATTTATGAGTATTTCTTAAATAAGTTTGCTTCAGCTATCGCATCGGATGATGGAGTTTTCTTTACACCTAAATCTCTAGTAAAGATGATTGTGAATATAATTGAGCCAACTCAAGGGATAGTGTTAGATCCTGCCTGTGGCAGTGGTGGAATGTTTGTTTCCTCCAGCGACTTTGTCAATTCTGAAGGAATCAATGCTAATTCTGCCATGACATTTTATGGACAAGAAAAAGTAGAGTTTAATGCGAAGTTATGTATCATGAATATGGCTGTACACGGATTAAATGCAAAAATCAAATCTGGTGATGAGGCTAACAGCTTCTATCATGATGCTCATAATCTGGAAGGGCGCTGCGATTATGTAATGGCTAATCCTCCATTTAATGTAGATAAAGTAAAAGCAGAATCTACTCAGAATGCAGGACGCTTACCTTTTGGGTTGCCGGGAGTAAATCAAAAAAAGGAAGTCTCTAATGCCAATTATCTTTGGATTTCATATTTCTATGCGTATTTAAATGATACTGGACGCGCTGGTTTTGTTATGGCTGCTTCTGCTACGGATAGTGGCAATAAGGATCGAGAAATCAGAAAACAGCTTATTCAGACAGGACATGTAGACTGTTTAATGTCAGTGGCTAATAACTTCTTTTACAAGGTTTCATTGCCTTGCTCCCTGTGGTTCTTTGATAAGGGAAAGAAAGAAGAATTAAAGGATAAAGTGCTTTTCATAGATTCGCGTAATTACTATACTGTAGTGGATCGAACACTCAATGAGTGGAGTGAATGGCAGATGAAAAACCTCAATGCCATTGTCTGGCTCTACCGTGGAGAGAAAGAAAAGTACACAAAATTATTACAGGATTATTGGACTCAAATTATCAATGATTACAAAGAATTTGATGCTGCATTTGAAAGTGTGTCGGTACTGTTGAATGGCTATGGTGAGAAACTTAAACCATTGAGAGTTCAGATTTCAGATATCGTTAAAAACTCAGAGGATATTAACCAGCTGTTACCGCTGAATGATTTGTTGAAAAAGTATAGTACAGAACTTAATGCTTCGTTAAAAGCTCTTTGTGAGTACGGTGATGGATTGGAGAAGGATGAAGCTAAGGTGTTTGCTAAATCCATCGATGAATCCGCAACAACTTGGGATCGCTTCAAAAAGTCTGTTTCTACTCGCATTGTGGAAGTAGTATCTCAAATCAAGGCCTGCCGTACAGTGATAAAAGAAGCAAAATGGCTCACTGAGAAATTCGGAGACGGCACATATACCGATGTTCTGGGACTTTGTAAAGTTGCAACTATAGATGAAATAGAAGAAAAGAACTGGAGCCTTACTCCTGGTGTATATGTGGGTGTTGCTCCTGTAGAAGAAGATGATGAAAACTTCGAAGAAAGAATGACCGAAATTCACAAGGAACTCTTAACATTACAGTCAGAGGCAAACAAGTTAATGGATACTATTTCGGCGAACTTTGAGGTGTTGGGTATATGA
- a CDS encoding restriction endonuclease subunit S has protein sequence MNRKVQLGDLCDFINGGAWSDKEYVSTGIPVLKVSNFKPSGFLLEDVSRLPNSSLEKYKKHLLQKGDMVIATVGSHPNLVNSAAGRSCVITDEVTGYLLNQNAVCVRTLDSEVLDQKYLTYLGKSFYFQHYIQSRGKGAANQMRIAISAIKEYELEPPDIGTQRRIAEILSAYDDLIENNQKQIKLLEEAAMRLYKEWFVNLRFPGYENSKIVDGVPEGWRLGRVSELAEFKRGKTITKKNAKDGNVPVVAGGLEPAYFHNVANTVAPVITISASGANAGYTRLYNTDIWASDCSYIDASYGDKLYFIYTFLKNNKEVIDNLQRGAAQPHVYAKDINALSTYIPESTIMEPFCNLVAPLFKKIAVQERLISELKQARDKLLPKLMSGEIEV, from the coding sequence ATGAATAGAAAAGTACAATTAGGGGATTTATGCGATTTTATAAATGGTGGTGCTTGGAGTGATAAAGAGTATGTAAGTACAGGAATTCCTGTTCTTAAAGTATCAAATTTTAAACCATCTGGGTTTTTGTTAGAAGATGTTAGTAGATTACCGAATAGTAGTTTGGAAAAGTATAAGAAGCATCTTCTGCAAAAGGGAGATATGGTTATTGCTACAGTGGGGTCTCATCCTAATCTTGTAAATTCAGCTGCGGGTAGGAGTTGCGTAATAACCGACGAGGTTACAGGATACTTGCTTAACCAGAATGCTGTCTGTGTGAGAACTCTTGATTCGGAAGTTTTAGACCAGAAATACTTAACTTACCTTGGTAAATCTTTTTATTTTCAACATTATATTCAATCCCGTGGTAAAGGCGCAGCAAATCAAATGCGTATAGCGATAAGTGCAATTAAGGAATACGAATTAGAGCCTCCAGATATTGGCACACAACGACGCATTGCAGAAATTCTCTCAGCTTATGATGATTTAATAGAAAATAACCAAAAGCAGATTAAGTTGCTAGAAGAAGCTGCCATGAGGTTGTATAAAGAATGGTTTGTAAATCTTCGATTCCCTGGATATGAAAACAGTAAGATAGTTGATGGTGTGCCGGAGGGGTGGAGATTGGGTAGAGTTTCAGAGTTGGCTGAGTTTAAACGTGGAAAAACAATCACCAAAAAAAATGCTAAAGATGGCAATGTACCTGTAGTTGCTGGTGGTTTAGAACCTGCTTATTTTCACAATGTTGCTAATACTGTAGCTCCAGTTATTACTATAAGTGCTTCAGGAGCCAATGCAGGGTATACAAGATTGTATAATACTGATATCTGGGCATCAGACTGCTCATATATTGATGCGTCTTATGGAGATAAGCTCTACTTCATTTATACATTTTTGAAAAATAATAAAGAAGTAATTGATAATTTACAACGTGGAGCTGCGCAACCACACGTATATGCAAAAGATATTAATGCATTATCTACTTATATACCAGAATCTACTATTATGGAACCGTTTTGTAATTTAGTTGCTCCTTTATTCAAAAAAATAGCAGTTCAAGAACGATTAATTTCAGAATTAAAACAAGCGCGCGATAAACTACTTCCTAAACTTATGAGTGGTGAGATTGAGGTGTAA